One Aminivibrio pyruvatiphilus DNA window includes the following coding sequences:
- a CDS encoding UxaA family hydrolase translates to MASRDALKISERDSVAVALKPLKKGDSVALGSLVLEIREDIPRYHKFSLRDIRQGEKVIKYGESIGEAAEDIASGGYVHVHNVKSLRG, encoded by the coding sequence ATGGCATCAAGGGACGCGCTGAAGATTTCCGAAAGGGACAGCGTGGCGGTTGCGCTGAAGCCTCTGAAAAAAGGTGACTCAGTGGCTCTTGGATCCCTGGTTCTTGAGATCAGGGAGGATATCCCCCGGTATCACAAGTTCTCCCTCAGGGATATCCGGCAGGGCGAAAAAGTGATCAAGTACGGAGAAAGCATCGGAGAAGCCGCGGAAGACATTGCATCGGGCGGATATGTGCATGTTCACAACGTAAAGAGCCTGAGGGGGTAG
- a CDS encoding zinc-dependent alcohol dehydrogenase: MEKTMLGLVTNPDGVVALEEVPVPRLGENPYAPHDVLLEVEYCGICGSDIHKWGAGKEEAAKVLHPERKVVQGHEIVAKVREIGPKVTRVKPGDRVVCEIVTFYCGHCPACLEGRFNICNTLKPMDGRAHYVTGGGFAKYTVWPEFQLHVLPEDVHPKSAVLMEPTAGSVHSIISRMGVRAGESVAILGPGARGILLMQVCRAIGAGPIYMSGVDRDASFRLATAKKMGADEVINVDKEDIRKRIAELTGSIGVDVVLENTGSVEPIAESLDIVRKGGKVLWAGGGIRGGITAPVDTHKIIVKEIDVKGEISQIPYDWKTAIHLVGTGKVILDPLVTHEFPLEKWEDGFNLAATSHDCLRVALKI; encoded by the coding sequence ATGGAAAAGACTATGCTCGGCCTCGTCACCAATCCCGACGGAGTCGTCGCACTCGAAGAAGTACCTGTTCCGAGGCTCGGGGAAAATCCCTACGCACCCCATGACGTTCTTCTCGAGGTGGAGTACTGCGGTATCTGCGGCAGCGACATCCACAAGTGGGGTGCCGGCAAGGAAGAAGCCGCGAAGGTTCTCCACCCGGAGCGCAAGGTTGTCCAGGGGCATGAAATCGTGGCGAAGGTCAGGGAGATCGGTCCGAAGGTCACCCGGGTGAAACCGGGGGACCGGGTCGTGTGCGAAATCGTGACGTTTTACTGCGGCCACTGCCCGGCCTGCCTCGAAGGCCGGTTCAACATCTGCAATACCCTCAAGCCCATGGATGGGAGAGCGCATTATGTAACCGGCGGGGGCTTTGCAAAATACACCGTGTGGCCGGAGTTCCAGCTTCATGTCCTCCCAGAAGATGTTCACCCGAAATCCGCCGTCCTCATGGAACCGACGGCAGGCTCTGTCCACAGCATCATCTCCAGGATGGGAGTCCGTGCGGGGGAGTCAGTGGCCATACTCGGCCCGGGTGCGAGGGGTATCCTGCTCATGCAGGTCTGCAGGGCGATCGGCGCGGGACCGATCTACATGAGCGGAGTGGACAGGGACGCCTCCTTCCGGCTCGCCACGGCGAAAAAGATGGGGGCCGACGAAGTGATCAACGTGGATAAGGAAGACATCCGGAAGCGCATCGCCGAACTCACGGGCAGCATCGGCGTGGACGTTGTGCTTGAAAATACCGGATCCGTGGAACCCATAGCGGAATCCCTCGATATCGTCCGGAAGGGCGGAAAGGTCCTCTGGGCCGGCGGGGGCATCCGCGGCGGCATAACCGCCCCCGTGGACACCCATAAGATCATCGTGAAGGAAATCGACGTCAAGGGAGAAATTTCCCAGATTCCCTACGACTGGAAGACGGCAATCCACCTCGTGGGAACGGGAAAGGTCATACTGGATCCGCTGGTGACCCATGAATTCCCGCTTGAAAAGTGGGAGGACGGCTTTAATCTTGCGGCGACCAGCCATGACTGCCTTCGAGTCGCCCTGAAAATCTGA
- a CDS encoding glycerol dehydrogenase — MSRIMIAPGKYIQGYGELKRLKDHIGAMGNRFLVLLSRGGLGRLESTLKAGFRGNESALVFEIFNGECSKTEIDRIRAVCRDKKCDAVIGVGGGKILDTAKAVAYYEKTPVIIVPTIASTDAPCSALSVIYTDEGVFSEYLVLPKNPDAVLMDTEVIVNAPARLLVSGMGDALATYFEARACIAADKTNMPGGHATKAALALAELCYDTLLEDGLKALLAVETGSCTKAVENIVEANTFLSGLGFESGGLGAAHAVHNGFTVLEECHGLYHGEKVAFGTLVQLVLENAPEDELEEVMGFCASVGLPVTLEEMGVKEADRVRIMDVARAACAPGETIHNMPFAVSPEDVCSAILAADALGRHFLA; from the coding sequence ATGTCCAGAATCATGATCGCCCCGGGAAAGTACATCCAGGGCTACGGAGAACTGAAGCGGCTGAAGGACCACATCGGCGCCATGGGGAACAGATTCCTCGTTCTTCTCAGCAGGGGAGGACTGGGCCGTCTTGAGAGCACCCTCAAGGCCGGCTTCCGGGGGAACGAATCCGCCCTTGTGTTCGAGATTTTCAACGGAGAATGTTCAAAGACCGAAATCGACCGGATCCGGGCCGTCTGCCGGGACAAGAAGTGCGACGCCGTTATCGGCGTGGGCGGAGGGAAGATCCTCGACACCGCCAAGGCCGTGGCCTACTATGAAAAAACGCCCGTGATCATCGTCCCCACCATAGCGTCCACCGACGCGCCCTGCAGCGCCCTGTCGGTGATCTACACGGACGAAGGCGTCTTCAGTGAATACCTCGTCCTGCCGAAGAACCCCGACGCGGTGCTTATGGACACCGAGGTCATCGTCAACGCCCCCGCCCGGCTGCTCGTCTCCGGCATGGGAGACGCCCTGGCCACGTACTTCGAGGCCCGGGCCTGCATCGCCGCCGACAAGACCAACATGCCCGGCGGACACGCCACAAAGGCTGCCCTCGCCCTGGCGGAACTCTGCTACGACACCCTCCTCGAAGACGGCCTCAAGGCCCTTCTCGCCGTGGAAACCGGGAGCTGCACGAAGGCCGTGGAAAACATCGTGGAGGCCAACACCTTCCTCAGCGGCCTCGGCTTCGAAAGCGGCGGGCTGGGCGCCGCCCACGCCGTCCACAACGGCTTCACCGTGCTGGAGGAGTGCCACGGACTCTACCACGGGGAGAAGGTCGCCTTCGGGACGCTGGTGCAGCTCGTCCTCGAGAACGCCCCCGAGGACGAACTGGAGGAGGTCATGGGCTTCTGCGCCTCCGTGGGACTGCCCGTGACCCTCGAGGAAATGGGCGTGAAGGAAGCGGACCGGGTCAGGATCATGGACGTGGCCAGGGCCGCCTGCGCCCCCGGCGAGACCATCCACAACATGCCCTTCGCCGTTTCACCTGAGGACGTGTGCTCCGCCATCCTCGCCGCCGACGCCCTCGGACGGCACTTCCTGGCCTAG
- a CDS encoding dihydroxy-acid dehydratase has protein sequence MGRRKPEEITEAYYVGLMSGSGYRAKDLRKPVIAVVNSWTDVNPGHKPLLELARYVKEGIWAGGGTPGEFNVPAPCDGIAQGPGMHYILPQRDLIAGSIEAMVEAHGFDGMVMLASCDKIIPGMLMAAARLNLPTVFITAGAMIPYAEGGREYVACDVKEAIGRRNSNSIDDETFERWTTHFCASGGVCSMFGTANTMGTFLEATGAAPFGSATMLFCEAGKMRQARDAGERAVELVREGITFSGIMSEASLLNGIRYISAAGGSTNGVLHTLALAKVLGIPLDLKKFDEIQSSVPVVAKFKPSAEKNISDYHRAGGVLALLSTIRPHLDLSVPLAMGGTLGDALDDFRGPVDREVIRPLSDPLHPAGCFSILSGNLAPRGAVVKKSGVDPKMFRHRGPAVVFNSEEEVKEFLLTKKVEPGSVLVVRYEGPKGGPGMRELSIPAAMLVGMGLHTSVAMITDGRFSGATRGPCVGHIAPEAWVGGPIALVKDGDLIEIDLETNCLTLHVPEEELEKRGQELKRPERKLGGVLSAYRKGVGCASEGAIWLFRDDEEEN, from the coding sequence GTGGGGCGCAGAAAACCTGAAGAAATAACCGAGGCCTACTACGTGGGGCTCATGAGCGGTTCGGGCTACAGGGCGAAGGATCTCCGAAAGCCTGTCATCGCCGTCGTGAATTCCTGGACGGACGTCAATCCCGGCCACAAGCCCCTTCTTGAGCTTGCGCGGTACGTGAAGGAGGGCATCTGGGCAGGAGGGGGGACACCCGGGGAGTTCAACGTCCCCGCCCCGTGCGACGGGATCGCCCAGGGGCCCGGCATGCACTACATACTCCCCCAGCGGGACCTCATAGCGGGGTCCATCGAAGCCATGGTCGAAGCCCATGGCTTTGACGGCATGGTCATGCTCGCCTCATGCGATAAAATCATTCCCGGAATGCTCATGGCCGCCGCCAGGCTGAATCTCCCCACCGTTTTCATCACCGCGGGGGCCATGATCCCCTACGCCGAGGGAGGCCGGGAGTATGTGGCCTGCGACGTGAAAGAGGCCATAGGCAGGAGAAACAGCAATTCCATAGATGATGAGACCTTCGAACGGTGGACGACCCACTTCTGCGCTTCCGGGGGAGTCTGCTCCATGTTCGGCACTGCAAATACCATGGGGACCTTCCTGGAGGCGACCGGGGCGGCTCCCTTCGGATCGGCGACCATGCTCTTCTGCGAAGCCGGGAAGATGCGCCAGGCACGGGACGCCGGGGAGCGGGCGGTCGAACTGGTCCGTGAGGGAATTACCTTCTCCGGGATCATGAGTGAAGCGTCCCTCCTCAACGGAATCAGGTACATTTCAGCAGCCGGGGGATCAACCAACGGCGTGCTTCATACCCTGGCCCTCGCAAAGGTTCTCGGTATTCCACTGGATTTGAAGAAGTTCGACGAAATACAGTCGTCCGTTCCGGTGGTGGCGAAATTCAAGCCCTCTGCGGAGAAAAACATCAGCGATTACCACAGGGCCGGAGGTGTCCTTGCCCTCCTCTCGACTATTCGTCCGCACCTTGATCTCTCCGTCCCCCTCGCCATGGGAGGAACGCTCGGCGACGCACTGGATGATTTCCGGGGCCCCGTTGACAGGGAGGTAATCCGCCCTCTCTCCGATCCCCTCCATCCGGCCGGGTGTTTTTCGATCCTTTCCGGGAACCTTGCCCCCAGGGGAGCTGTGGTGAAGAAGAGCGGCGTTGATCCGAAGATGTTTCGGCATAGGGGACCTGCCGTTGTTTTCAACTCCGAGGAAGAAGTGAAGGAATTCCTCCTGACCAAAAAAGTCGAACCGGGCTCAGTGCTCGTGGTGCGATATGAAGGACCGAAGGGCGGTCCGGGAATGAGGGAGCTGTCAATCCCGGCGGCTATGCTCGTGGGAATGGGGCTTCACACCTCCGTGGCCATGATAACGGACGGACGCTTTTCGGGCGCTACCCGGGGGCCCTGCGTCGGTCATATCGCTCCCGAAGCGTGGGTTGGAGGCCCGATAGCCCTCGTTAAGGACGGGGACTTAATTGAGATTGACCTGGAGACGAATTGCCTGACCCTCCATGTGCCGGAGGAAGAACTGGAAAAACGGGGACAGGAACTGAAGCGCCCGGAAAGAAAGCTGGGGGGAGTGCTCTCGGCTTACCGTAAGGGAGTGGGATGTGCGTCCGAGGGGGCAATATGGCTCTTCCGGGACGATGAAGAAGAGAACTGA
- a CDS encoding metal ABC transporter permease, whose protein sequence is MTDLLQFEFMRNALWAALLCSGLCGILGTMVVVKRYVILAGGVAHAAYGGVGLALFLGFSPRLGAVGFSLALALLMAWVMLKKASRADAIIGVIWAAGMAAGIIFADLTPGYGSDLMSYLFGSILTVAREDLLLMAGLLAVTLFVGMLWSREIAAFSYDEDFARTRGVPVTLLHFVVVVLISVAVVLIIRVVGLILVIALLTIPPSVAEKYSRSLWTMMGVSCLLSAAFSLGGLALAVRFNLTAGAVIILVASAVYLVSLVIPAGGRMR, encoded by the coding sequence ATGACTGACCTGCTGCAGTTCGAGTTCATGCGGAACGCCCTCTGGGCCGCCCTGCTCTGCAGCGGCCTGTGCGGCATCCTTGGGACCATGGTGGTGGTGAAGCGGTACGTGATCCTCGCCGGGGGTGTGGCCCACGCGGCCTATGGCGGGGTGGGACTCGCCCTTTTCCTCGGGTTTTCCCCCAGGCTGGGCGCCGTGGGGTTCTCCCTGGCCCTGGCCCTGCTCATGGCCTGGGTCATGCTGAAGAAGGCCTCCCGGGCGGATGCCATCATCGGCGTCATCTGGGCCGCCGGCATGGCGGCGGGGATCATCTTCGCAGACCTCACCCCGGGCTACGGTTCGGATCTTATGAGCTACCTCTTCGGCAGCATCCTTACCGTGGCCCGGGAGGACCTGCTGCTCATGGCGGGGCTGCTGGCGGTGACCCTGTTCGTCGGGATGCTCTGGAGCCGCGAAATTGCCGCCTTCTCCTACGACGAGGATTTCGCCCGGACGAGGGGCGTGCCGGTGACACTGCTCCATTTCGTGGTGGTGGTGCTCATCTCCGTGGCGGTGGTGCTCATCATCCGGGTGGTGGGGCTTATCCTGGTGATCGCCCTGCTGACCATCCCCCCGTCGGTGGCGGAAAAATATTCCAGGTCCCTCTGGACCATGATGGGGGTCTCCTGCCTCCTCAGCGCCGCCTTCTCCCTCGGGGGGCTCGCCCTGGCCGTGCGGTTCAACCTCACCGCGGGGGCGGTGATCATCCTGGTGGCGTCGGCGGTCTACCTGGTATCTCTGGTCATTCCTGCCGGCGGAAGGATGAGGTGA
- a CDS encoding UxaA family hydrolase: MKKIMAYRRPDGSVGVRNKVLILPSVVCAAETARMIAMQVQGTVALQNHLGCGQIGRDARMTIDTLVGLGKNPNVFAVLVVGLGCETARPKEVAAAIAESGKPVECVVIQEAGGSLNAVSQGVRLAMDLAARASLEQRVPCDVSDLVVAVECGGSDPTSGVAANPSVGSACDRVVRAGGTVILSETTELIGAEHILAARSVSPEVGEQLCSICRQMEQRALDMGTSLRGGNPSPGNIAGGLTTLEEKSLGCVHKAGTSVLQEVLPYGAAPTKKGLVMMDTPGFDVDSVTGMVAGGAQICVFTTGLGTPVGNPIAPVIKVTGNPSTFSKMRDNMDINAGVILEEEMTIDDMGGTIFEEIIAVANGKQTRAEILGYCESSFWRCGTCV, from the coding sequence GTGAAGAAGATTATGGCATACAGGAGACCGGACGGGTCAGTGGGCGTCAGGAACAAGGTGCTTATTCTCCCTTCGGTGGTGTGTGCAGCAGAGACCGCGCGGATGATCGCCATGCAGGTCCAGGGAACGGTAGCGCTGCAGAATCACCTGGGGTGCGGGCAGATAGGCAGGGATGCCAGAATGACCATTGATACTCTTGTCGGGCTGGGAAAGAATCCCAACGTTTTTGCCGTTCTGGTGGTCGGGCTTGGGTGCGAGACAGCACGGCCCAAAGAAGTGGCGGCGGCAATTGCCGAAAGCGGAAAACCAGTGGAGTGCGTGGTTATCCAGGAAGCAGGAGGGAGCCTGAATGCAGTCAGCCAGGGAGTAAGACTGGCCATGGACCTGGCGGCGAGGGCAAGCCTCGAGCAGAGAGTTCCGTGCGATGTATCGGACCTTGTGGTGGCAGTAGAGTGCGGCGGATCCGACCCCACATCCGGGGTGGCTGCGAATCCGTCCGTGGGCTCTGCCTGCGACAGGGTTGTCAGGGCGGGAGGCACCGTTATTTTGAGCGAGACGACCGAGCTCATCGGAGCTGAGCACATCCTTGCGGCGCGGTCCGTGTCCCCTGAAGTTGGAGAGCAGCTCTGCTCCATATGCCGGCAGATGGAACAGCGGGCTCTGGATATGGGGACCAGTCTCCGGGGAGGAAACCCGTCTCCGGGCAATATTGCGGGAGGGCTCACGACCCTTGAGGAAAAATCCCTGGGCTGCGTGCACAAGGCAGGAACATCAGTTCTCCAGGAAGTCCTTCCCTACGGCGCGGCTCCTACGAAAAAAGGGCTTGTCATGATGGACACTCCGGGCTTCGACGTGGACTCCGTCACGGGAATGGTGGCAGGGGGAGCCCAGATCTGCGTGTTCACAACAGGGCTCGGCACTCCCGTCGGCAACCCCATAGCTCCGGTCATCAAGGTCACAGGAAACCCCTCGACGTTCTCCAAAATGAGGGACAATATGGACATCAACGCGGGTGTCATCCTCGAAGAGGAGATGACCATCGACGATATGGGCGGGACCATTTTCGAAGAGATCATCGCGGTGGCCAACGGGAAGCAGACCAGGGCTGAAATCCTCGGCTACTGTGAGTCCAGTTTCTGGCGCTGCGGAACATGTGTATAG
- a CDS encoding lactate racemase domain-containing protein, with protein MSAIDQLLDPIPVPRMVKVRQAFDRPRAGNLEEELSRQLKESGYLAKIRPGWKVAVTAGSRGITDIALMLKILVKEIRAAGGDPFLFPAMGSHGGATAEGQIHILQGMGVTEEFVGAPIRATMETVQLGTSANGRPVYLDKYANEADAIVVINRVKPHVAFRGPCESGLMKMITIGMGKQKGADFAHMLGFGEMAETVPAIARVTIEKKNILCAVAILENAYHETARLEVMGKEMIETREPELLKEAWSLYPRIFFDELDVLILDEIGKDISGTGFDTNIVGRYHTPYASGGPKITRVGVLDVTDKSNGNANGLGILDLTTKRAFDKFDFEQTYPNALTSTVPMSVKLPMVLKNDRQAIQAAIKMSNVMDRTAVRMVRIKNTVQLGEIEISENLVPYASKHPNLTVTGEPYELSFNSEGNLF; from the coding sequence ATGTCGGCCATTGACCAGCTCCTCGACCCGATTCCCGTTCCCCGGATGGTGAAGGTGCGCCAGGCCTTCGACCGGCCCCGTGCGGGAAATCTTGAAGAAGAGCTCTCCAGACAACTGAAGGAAAGCGGATACCTGGCAAAAATCCGGCCCGGCTGGAAAGTGGCCGTAACCGCCGGCAGCCGGGGAATCACCGATATCGCTCTCATGCTGAAAATCCTCGTGAAAGAAATCCGGGCCGCGGGGGGAGATCCTTTCCTCTTTCCCGCCATGGGAAGCCACGGAGGGGCCACGGCTGAGGGACAGATCCATATCCTTCAGGGCATGGGAGTTACCGAGGAATTTGTGGGAGCTCCCATACGGGCCACCATGGAAACGGTCCAGCTGGGGACTTCCGCCAACGGACGCCCCGTGTACCTGGACAAGTATGCGAACGAAGCGGATGCCATCGTCGTCATCAACAGAGTGAAGCCTCACGTGGCCTTCCGTGGACCATGCGAGAGCGGACTGATGAAGATGATCACCATCGGAATGGGAAAGCAGAAAGGCGCAGACTTCGCCCACATGCTGGGTTTCGGGGAAATGGCGGAGACGGTTCCGGCCATCGCAAGGGTGACCATAGAAAAGAAAAACATCCTGTGTGCCGTGGCCATCCTGGAGAATGCCTATCACGAGACCGCAAGGCTTGAAGTGATGGGGAAAGAAATGATAGAGACCCGGGAGCCTGAACTTCTGAAGGAGGCGTGGAGCCTCTACCCGAGAATCTTCTTCGACGAGCTCGACGTGCTCATCCTTGACGAGATCGGGAAGGACATCAGCGGAACCGGCTTTGACACAAATATCGTCGGCCGCTATCACACCCCCTATGCCTCGGGCGGGCCGAAAATCACGAGGGTCGGCGTACTCGACGTGACTGACAAATCAAACGGAAACGCCAACGGACTCGGGATTTTGGACCTCACGACAAAGAGGGCTTTCGATAAATTCGATTTCGAGCAGACGTACCCGAATGCGCTTACATCAACAGTCCCCATGAGTGTAAAACTTCCCATGGTGCTGAAAAACGACCGCCAGGCCATACAGGCAGCCATAAAGATGAGCAACGTCATGGACCGCACCGCCGTGAGGATGGTGCGCATAAAGAACACAGTCCAGCTCGGGGAAATCGAAATCTCGGAAAACCTGGTGCCGTATGCGTCGAAGCATCCCAACCTTACGGTGACAGGCGAGCCCTACGAGCTTTCCTTCAACAGTGAGGGGAATCTCTTCTAG
- a CDS encoding FadR/GntR family transcriptional regulator — MNDVKRELIRQIYTALQAGDITKNGMLLPERELAEYFQVKRSFMREALIALEALGIIDIRERQGMFVGGKGTRNVLDSLNLLTVWPSDAIAQVFELRTMIEGPTAAFAALRRNERNMAKIQGALEQLYSLRENNHPEIGSLGVQYNAILHTAIVEAAHNPVLLRVYEGTSRLYTEGIVSVGNREREKLPYEKWPDQVYSEHRNIVNAIRRGDPEEARTMAVRHLENSRDRIQGILSGTAREADQKITSSFRRQE, encoded by the coding sequence ATGAACGACGTCAAAAGGGAACTGATCAGGCAGATTTACACGGCCCTCCAGGCAGGGGACATAACAAAAAACGGCATGCTTCTCCCCGAAAGGGAACTGGCCGAATATTTCCAGGTGAAGCGGTCTTTCATGAGGGAGGCATTGATTGCCCTTGAAGCCCTGGGAATCATCGACATCAGGGAGCGGCAGGGCATGTTCGTGGGAGGAAAGGGAACCCGGAACGTTCTGGACAGCCTGAATCTCCTCACAGTATGGCCAAGCGACGCCATCGCCCAGGTCTTCGAGCTGAGAACAATGATTGAAGGCCCCACCGCTGCCTTTGCTGCACTCCGGAGGAACGAGCGCAACATGGCAAAAATCCAGGGAGCCCTTGAACAGCTGTACTCCCTTCGGGAAAACAACCATCCCGAGATCGGCTCACTTGGGGTTCAGTATAACGCCATTCTTCACACCGCCATTGTTGAAGCGGCCCACAATCCCGTTCTTCTTCGGGTGTACGAAGGAACCTCCCGTCTGTACACGGAAGGCATTGTCTCCGTGGGAAACCGGGAAAGGGAAAAGCTCCCCTACGAAAAGTGGCCGGACCAGGTGTACTCCGAACACCGGAATATTGTGAACGCTATCAGGAGAGGGGACCCGGAAGAGGCCCGGACCATGGCGGTACGCCATCTTGAAAATTCCAGGGACCGGATCCAGGGGATACTCTCAGGTACCGCCCGGGAAGCGGATCAGAAAATCACCTCATCCTTCCGCCGGCAGGAATGA
- a CDS encoding metal ABC transporter ATP-binding protein, giving the protein MAETKNALSFRGVNFSYGTDPVLRDVTFSVPQGEFLIIIGPNGGGKTTLLKLALGLLVPESGTISVFGKKPGEDRSVAGYVPQDTGRNRDFPITALEVALQGRLGFPGGRLSYGRKDREAAMEALKALKMESLADRSMGELSQGQRQRVLIARGLASDPGVLFLDEPLASIDPETRDMLLTLLGELCGRLTVVMVSHDMSAVSAHATAVACVNRKVFYHDSAEIGPDAMEQVWGRCPVELVAHGIPHRVLAVHDHDHGGEGCSHD; this is encoded by the coding sequence ATGGCCGAAACGAAAAACGCCCTCTCGTTCCGGGGCGTGAATTTTTCCTACGGAACGGACCCCGTGCTCCGGGACGTGACCTTTTCCGTTCCGCAAGGGGAATTCCTGATTATCATCGGCCCCAACGGCGGAGGCAAGACCACCCTGCTGAAGCTCGCCCTGGGGCTGCTCGTTCCGGAGTCGGGAACCATCTCCGTCTTCGGAAAAAAACCGGGAGAGGACCGATCCGTGGCGGGATACGTCCCCCAGGACACGGGGCGGAACAGGGACTTCCCCATCACTGCCCTTGAGGTGGCGCTCCAGGGGAGGCTCGGGTTTCCGGGGGGGAGGCTTTCTTACGGAAGAAAGGACCGGGAGGCGGCCATGGAGGCGCTGAAGGCCCTGAAGATGGAGTCCCTGGCGGATCGGTCCATGGGCGAGCTGTCCCAGGGGCAGCGGCAGCGGGTGCTCATAGCCAGGGGGCTGGCTTCGGATCCCGGCGTCCTCTTTCTCGACGAACCTCTGGCGAGCATCGACCCCGAGACCAGGGACATGCTGCTGACCCTGCTGGGCGAGCTCTGCGGTCGGCTTACGGTGGTGATGGTAAGTCACGACATGTCCGCCGTCTCCGCCCATGCCACCGCCGTGGCCTGCGTCAACCGGAAGGTGTTTTACCACGACTCGGCGGAAATCGGTCCCGATGCCATGGAGCAGGTCTGGGGAAGGTGTCCCGTGGAGCTCGTGGCCCACGGAATCCCCCACCGGGTGCTGGCCGTCCACGACCATGATCACGGCGGGGAGGGGTGCAGCCATGACTGA
- a CDS encoding M20 metallopeptidase family protein, whose translation MKVILDEARALSEEITAWRRSLHEIPELGLETPKTAAFIVQELKKMGAEDIREKVGGWGVTALVKGALPGKTLAVRADCDALPIKEETGLPFASKNGLMHACGHDAHTAMALGAAKLLLARKSELAGTVKFIFQPAEENVLGAKAMIDDGALENPAVDALIGLHTGCLWKDIGFGEIGVRYGSLMAAVDRFIITFKGKGGHGATPHLAVDPVTMTSTAVLELQTILSRELSPLDPAVLTIGRIEGGRAFNIIAESCTIEGTVRTLSPATRAFVEERIRAIASRVAEGMRGEAEVKYEAGPPALINDTEFTKKFQVFAAGVAGADKVKEISEPTMGGEDVAFFLEKVPGTFFVHGSCNPDKGQVYPHHNPKFDIDEDALPLGSALFAGFALTWQK comes from the coding sequence ATGAAGGTCATTCTCGACGAAGCGCGGGCTCTGTCTGAAGAGATCACCGCGTGGCGGCGCTCGCTTCACGAAATTCCGGAACTGGGTCTTGAAACGCCGAAAACCGCCGCTTTTATCGTGCAGGAACTGAAGAAAATGGGGGCGGAGGATATTCGGGAAAAAGTGGGAGGGTGGGGCGTGACAGCCCTCGTCAAAGGGGCCCTTCCCGGAAAGACGCTGGCCGTGCGGGCCGACTGCGATGCCCTCCCCATCAAGGAAGAAACCGGGCTTCCCTTCGCTTCAAAGAACGGCCTCATGCACGCCTGCGGCCATGACGCCCACACCGCCATGGCCCTGGGCGCCGCGAAGCTCCTTCTCGCTCGAAAGAGCGAGCTTGCCGGCACGGTGAAGTTCATCTTCCAGCCGGCGGAAGAAAACGTCCTCGGAGCGAAGGCCATGATTGACGACGGCGCCCTTGAAAACCCTGCCGTGGACGCCCTCATCGGCCTCCACACTGGCTGCCTCTGGAAGGACATCGGCTTCGGCGAGATCGGCGTCCGGTACGGGTCCCTCATGGCGGCGGTGGACCGGTTCATCATCACCTTCAAGGGCAAGGGCGGCCACGGGGCCACCCCCCATCTTGCCGTGGACCCGGTGACCATGACATCCACGGCGGTTCTGGAGCTCCAGACCATCCTCAGCCGGGAGCTTTCGCCCCTCGACCCGGCGGTGCTCACCATCGGGCGCATCGAGGGCGGCAGGGCGTTCAACATCATCGCCGAGAGCTGCACCATCGAGGGAACCGTCAGGACCCTCAGCCCCGCCACCCGGGCCTTCGTGGAGGAGCGGATCCGAGCCATCGCGTCCAGGGTCGCCGAGGGAATGCGGGGCGAGGCGGAAGTGAAATACGAGGCCGGCCCTCCCGCCCTGATCAACGACACGGAGTTCACGAAAAAGTTCCAGGTCTTCGCCGCCGGCGTCGCCGGGGCCGACAAGGTGAAGGAAATCTCCGAGCCCACCATGGGAGGGGAGGACGTGGCCTTCTTCCTGGAAAAAGTGCCGGGCACCTTCTTCGTCCACGGATCGTGCAACCCGGACAAGGGGCAGGTCTACCCCCACCACAACCCGAAATTCGACATCGACGAGGATGCCCTTCCCCTGGGAAGCGCCCTCTTCGCCGGTTTCGCCCTCACCTGGCAGAAGTAG